A window of the Labeo rohita strain BAU-BD-2019 chromosome 1, IGBB_LRoh.1.0, whole genome shotgun sequence genome harbors these coding sequences:
- the LOC127171013 gene encoding zinc finger protein 750 — MNIPEKERKPKKPHYVPRPPGKPFRYQCFQCPFTCNQKSHLFNHMKYNLCHVSISISSRRGRHGSGTAEETGGERPSEEDTDDRLTSSPEPSEPSDPPVVSSSPDVCTETTSPVCKPEVLRPHDPGSVWRPSGAFTPVALNLQNKPHPRERTEDFLYHPGFHSHSNPAAFHPLYPHYQPYIYEPVLPYVHGLFPQLFPMAQEYFRYYYTMQTYSYSHSHLPEQTHPSVSSVPYSLMDVVPAFSAPSQHEGPNVLYDPYALGMNLKEVQMSPQMGRSAAGSPNRPDTNHKSQQPQDEGGAAPASQSEERGGATQAQEDRSLSERSSSASREMERRGNDSKNERFDEDTLIPLNLCRRDSPLNLSMTTRSETQSPSGLKNEGIVGIMTSQEDDHLPVEKTAAFALCQLAQSGVSNLSKNSNLSFSDSNVCQEQERNLLTSVQNPASDASDHTDLTETDSTDSKTPPAVKSDVGVEDSAPCAEAAEVPASSLNNPHQTQTKKQGKHNMKRKQMSSHSKHNLRKRIRR; from the exons ATGAACATCCCTGAGAAAGAACGAAAACCGAAGAAGCCTCACTACGTCCCCCGTCCGCCCGGCAAACCCTTCAGGTACCAGTGCTTCCAGTGTCCCTTCACCTGCAACCAGAAATCACACCTCTTCAACCACATGAAATACAACCTGTGCCACGTTTCCATCTCCATCAGCTCCAGACGGGGCCGCCACGGCTCCGGCACAGCGGAGGAAACCGGCGGAGAACGGCCATCGGAGGAGGACACAGACGACCGTTTGACCTCAAGCCCTGAACCATCTGAGCCATCAGATCCTCCAGTGGTGTCTTCATCTCCAGACGTCTGTACGGAAACCACATCACCTGTGTGTAAACCGGAAGTGCTCCGTCCTCACGATCCCGGCTCGGTCTGGAGGCCTTCGGGCGCGTTCACACCCGTCGCTCTGAATCTCCAAAACAAGCCGCATCCGCGGGAAAGAACGGAGGATTTTCTGTATCATCCTGGGTTTCATTCTCACAGCAATCCTGCAGCTTTTCATCCGCTGTATCCTCACTATCAGCCGTACATCTATGAGCCCGTCCTGCCTTATGTCCATGGGCTGTTTCCTCAGTTGTTCCCGATGGCACAGGAGTATTTTAGGTATTACTACACAATGCAGACTTACAGCTACAGCCACTCCCACCTGCCGGAGCAAACGCACCCTTCCGTGTCCTCTGTCCCATACTCTCTGATGGACGTCGTCCCTGCATTTTCAGCGCCGTCGCAACACGAAGGCCCGAATGTGCTGTATGATCCGTATGCACTCGGAATGAATCTGAAGGAGGTTCAGATGAGTCCGCAGATGGGACGCTCCGCTGCCGGATCACCCAACAGACCTGACACCAACCACAAATCCCAGCAGCCACAAGATGAGGGTGGTGCAGCAccagccagccaatcagaagagaggggcggggccaCACAAGCACAAGAGGACAGGAGTCTCTCAGAGAg GTCATCATCTGCATccagagagatggagagaagGGGAAATGACAGTAAAAATGAGAGATTTGATGAGGATACTCTGATTCCTCTCAACCTCTGCAGGAGAGACAGTCCTCTGAATCTGTCTATGACGACTCGATCAGAAACCCAATCACCCAGCGGCCTGAAGAATGAGGGGATTGTGGGTATCATGACATCACAAGAGGACGATCATTTACCTGTAGAGAAAACAGCCGCGTTTGCTCTCTGTCAGCTGGCTCAGTCCGGCGTTTCAAACCTTAGCAAAAACTCAAACCTCAGTTTCTCTGATTCAAATGTCTGTCAGGAGCAAGAAAGAAACCTTCTCACCTCAGTCCAAAATCCAGCGTCTGATGCGAGTGACCACACTGACCTCACAGAAACAGATTCCACTGACTCTAAAACACCTCCAGCTGTGAAATCAGATGTAGGTGTAGAAGACTCCGCCCCTTGCGCTGAAGCTGCAGAAGTCCCCGCCTCCTCATTGAATAATCCGCATCAGACACAGACgaaaaaacagggaaaacacaaCATGAAGAGAAAACAGATGAGCAGCCACAGCAAACACAACCTGAGGAAAAGAATTCGCCGTTAA
- the LOC127162873 gene encoding GTPase IMAP family member 6-like, translating to MEVIFSRKSANEHSGDSRDLRIVLLGVSGAGKSTIGNAILGRDAFKESRTRESEIQTGIIENKNISIIDTPGFFNTHLTDEELQEQMMTSLHLSDPGPHVFLLIINLETFREDKRNIVEKIQEIFGAQVFKFTMVLVTGREKMSRKEWMIFILETKFQQFISHCRDNYHAINSKSEINRSHITKLLEKIDETVKQNNNQHYSNDIHLMSRTNSVRIKKNQEERIKEEKDRNKEQNNEIRQEQIKIVQETFEIESVMAEKTKKHSIISQVRETGRAQVFAEGKVGHTSAVRLLTNLFERMEEKNAVQTPITGKISRIWGQKTQMTTTEQHLTEAGKNV from the exons ATGGAAGtaatatttagcagaaaatCTGCAAATGagcattcag GTGATTCACGTGATCTGAGGATTGTGCTGCTGGGAGTCTCTGGAGCTGGAAAGAGCACAATAGGAAATGCAATACTGGGTCGAGATGCATTTAAAGAGAGCAGAACCAGAGAGAGTGAGATACAGACAGGaataatagaaaacaaaaacatctccATCATTGACACGCCAGGATTCTTCAACACTCATCTGACTGATGAAGAGCTGCAGGAGCAGATGATGACAAGTTTGCATCTCTCAGATCCTGGTCCTCACGTGTTTCTGCTCATCATCAACCTAGAGACCTTCAGAGAGGACAAGAGGAACATTGTAGAAAAGATTCAGGAGATCTTTGGAGCTCAAGTGTTTAAATTCACAATGGTTCTGGTCACTGGGAGAGAAAAAATGTCAAGAAAAGAATGGATGATCTTTATACTTGAGACAAAATTTCAACAGTTCATCAGTCACTGCAGAGATAATTATCATGCAATCAACAGTAAAAGTGAGATAAATCGATCTCACATCACAAAACTTCTGGAGAAGATTGATGAAACTGTCAAACAGAATAATAACCAGCATTATAGTAATGATATTCACTTAATGTCTCGAACAAACAGTGTaagaataaagaaaaatcaagaAGAAAGAATCaaagaagaaaaagacagaaacaaAGAGCAAAATAATGAGATAAGACAAGAGCAAATAAAAATAGTGCAGGAGACATTTGAAATAGAAAGTGTAATGGCAGAAAAAACCAAAAAGCACAGTATTATTTCTCAGGTGAGAGAAACAGGGAGAGCCCAAGTGTTTGCTGAAGGGAAGGTGGGTCATACATCAGCAGTAAGATTACTGACAAACTTATTTGAAAGAATGGAGGAAAAAAATGCAGTCCAGACACCAATAACTGGAAAAATCAGCAGAATATGGGGCCAGAAGACACAAATGACAACAACAGAACAACATTTGACAGAAGCAGGTAAGaatgtttaa